CAAATTGTAAAGGGAAATGTGTGGCAAACTTTGCTCTCAatgtcttttcttccttcccagcCGCCCTGCGGAGAGACTGAAGGTGCTGGCGTGTCTGAACAGCCTGCACCAGCAGCTGATGGACGAGAGCAAGGTACGGGCGCCCCGCTCTGCCTCCCCCGGTGCTGGTGCCAGCTGCGGTGCTGCCATACGGAGCAGCGgctcccaccctcctcctccgTTGTGGTGGCCTTTGAAAAACCACAGGAACCAGAAAAATTGTCAAAACCGTCAGTTAAGAGCTTCATGTGGGCACCTGGCGGTTGTGAGAGACCGAAGGAGAGGATGAGCTGTTTGAAGTGTGTGGAGAAGCTCCCCTTTCACATCTCTTTGTGCAGAGCCCCCTCTGGGGTTTTGTGTTAGTTTAGCCCCAGGCCTGGGTTAGCAGAGTCCTCACTGCACTGTTTGCCATGTCCAGTGGTTCCTCCCAGCGATGCATGCTGGTTTAACTCCCTGCGCGCTGGTTTAACTCGGTGCATTTAACTCTGCGTGTGCCGGTTTGACtccggggctgcacacattcctcagTATCGTGCCCATCTGCTGGAGCCCTGTCAGCTCAGTGACCGAGAGCACAGAGAACACAGGGAAACCTTATTCGCCTCAGTATTTTACCATGAGATGTGTGTGATGAAACGGTTTTATTTGCTGTTGTGAGGCAAGGGCTAAACACACGCTTATCTTCTCTACTAAGTCACTGCAGTTACTCAGATGTCTCCTAAAATGCATGTTAGAGCTGATCAGGGAGTACTTATTTCACTTGAGTTTTGCACTGTTGTATGAAAAAGATAAGAACCATAATTTCCACCCTGCAAAATTTCACTTGGTTTTAAAAAACATGAACAATGTTGAACAAAGCACTTACGGGATATCGGGGACATATATTGCAGTACCCTGCATTAACTGGAGGAGCAGATTAAGAAACACAGTGGTTTTCTCAAGTGGTAAGTTTTGGGATTATACAGGTGCAGGCAACATTTTTAGAGTTTTTGACTTTCATTCCCTCGCCTTCTGAAATATGTGGCTTTTCCTTTTTTGATGTCATGTTTAAGTAGTTCTCCAGGATAAATCTTGATGTAGGACAGGCAGGACATGGCTGTTttacaggagaaaacaaaacaacccccttCCCCCAGCAGATACCTGATCCTTCTAGACAACCTTTACTTTGGTGCCTGTTGCATTTCAACGTTGAATTTCAAATGTTAATCCCACTGTTGTTTTGCCTTTGTAGGTTTTTAACGATCCAATTCATGGGCACATTGAGATACATCCCCTTCTTGTCCGCATCATCGACACACCTCAGTTTCAGCGCCTCCGATACATTAAGCAGCTGGGTGGCACttactttgtgtttccaggagccTCTCACAACCGCTTTGAACACTCCATAGGGTAAGGTGGTGCATTCGGAGCTTGGTTCCACTAACGTGCAGCTCCAGCCAAGGGGCGTTGGGGAGAGCTGCTGTGGTGGCATTCTGGGTCCCATAACTGTTCCTGGATAACCTGTGAGAGTCCAGGCTGTTCCCTTGAACTTGATTTCGTAAAGGCAGATAAAGAAACCTACAAGATGGATCGATGTTACATTTCTTCTTCCACCCATTCTTCTGTTAATAATGTTAATTAAAACCTCTGAGTGCTTTATGTTCTCTCTGATCAAAATTTGAGTTTTAAAGCATAAAACTGGGGAGGGTACTGGGGCTGCTATAAATTACTTCCCAGACAGTTGTAATCCCCTTGTGCTGTTGGGGCAGCTAAACCCCGTTTTATCTGTAATGTTTGCATTTGTAGTTACGCATGCTGTGTGTAATCGGTGGCAGATTGTCAGGCTGTTGGCTGTAAAATAGGTTAACAAGAAGCAGGTGGTGGACACCGGGATTTCCAGTGTTGCTAGGTCGTTCACACTCCACAGAGAAGCTGATTAATGACGAATTTAAGCTTGTTTTAAAGGTGCAGAGAAATGAGTCAGTGTTTTTTATTCAGGTGATCTGGCCAGCCTGAAGTTGCTTTTGTTAGTGCTGCAATACTGTGGGCTCAGTTTGGCTTCTTCCCCAGCCTTGCGACACCAACAGGATGCAAATGGCTATTGCACAAGGGTCAAATCAGTGAGGcaagctgggattgcttttgtCTGGTAAacaggaaaagacaaaaatagGAGGAATACAAACAAAGCTTTCACAACAGGAACCTGAAAACTCTGGTGATATCAACAACCTTTTCTTTTAAACAGTTCAGTTGATCTATATAGTTAAACTTAGGACAGTTGTTCTCAACTTGCATATCATTTTGAAAATTGTTATAGCATTTAAATAGAAGAAGTGAAATTTGTATGCTTATTGGTCTAGTAAAAAAACTCCAGACAGTAAAATTTGGTCTAATAAAAGATGTTGGCGTCTCATAAGACCTTCTCTTGCTTTGGGATGTTCTGCACGGAGACTCCTGAGGCAAATAGAAAAGGAAGTCGGTGTAGAACTCGTAAACAGCTTGTAGGAGTATGTGCCCTGTGTTTGTTCCTGCTGGTCTTGTATCATGAGAACAGGGCATCCCATTCAGTGAAATTAAATGTTGAATCTAAAATGAATGAAAGGAAGGGGAAATAATTGTCATAAGCTATTGTTGAAGTAGCGATTTGAAAGAAGAACAAGGTGGTTTGGTGACTGTTGTGACCTCGGCGGCTGCTCAGAAGCCGCGGGGTCTGCGATGCGCGGCTGTTTGCGCACAGCTACCCCGGCCTGTGCcctgggagatgctgcagctcgcTGCTGTCTCTGTGTTTTGAGCATGGTGTCTCATGCTTTTCTGCTTTCAAATGTGTTGCGGATGACTAAAAGTCTACTACAGGAAAGAGTTTGTTCGTGTGATTCTCTTGCAGGTTAGGGTTTGAGTATTTGTTGTACAGACAAGGGCCGTGACTTCATGGAGCAAAATAGAACAGGTGATCTGCTCTTTGACTGTGCAGCCTGAAACACTACTGTATTCACTTTATATTTCCCCCTGCACAGGGTGGGTTACCTAGCAGGATGCCTGGTTCGTGAGCTGAAAGAGAGACAACCAGAACTGGATATAACTCAGCGAGACATCCTCTGTGTAGAAATCGCTGGGCTTTGTCATGATTTGGGTAAGTAACACttgaatcccagagtgtcaggggttgaagggccctggaaagctcatccagtgcaatccccccatggagcaggaacacccagctgaggttccacaggaaggtgtccaggcgggtttgaatgtctgcagagaaggagactccacaacctccctgggcagcctgggccaggctctgccaccctcaccatcaagaagtttcttctcatatttaagtggaacctcctgtgttccagtttgcacccactgccccttgtcctgtcactggttgtcaccgagaagagcctggctccatcctcctgacactgctcctttccatattgatccccaggaatgagtcccccctcagtctcctcttctccagctccagagccccagctccctcagcctttcctcacacgggagatgctccactcccttcagcatcttggtggctgcgctggactctctccagcagttccctgtccttctggaactgaggggccacaactggacacaatattccaggtgtggtctccccagggcagagcagaggggcaggagaacctctctgacctactgaccacccccttctaacccaccccaggtattaTTGGCCTTCCTGCAGAGGCAGCTCCGCTTGCTGAATTTGTAGCTGCTCTCAGCTGGTTGTTGTCTTGTTTCCATGTGTGTTGGGAGTTCTGCCATCAGTGGCCAAAGTGTCTGCTTCCTTCTGTGATGCCCTCAGGTCTCTTAAAACATTTCAGAGTGAAAATCAGTGGCCCTTTCAAATTGTTACAATTATTTTATAACTACTTGTTTTCTTCAGAGGTGACATAGAGTAATTAATGTGCTGGGTGTTACTGCTGTACTTGCCTGTCGTAGGTAATGGGACTCGATATGTTAAGCGCAGTAGTACTAAAGGTGTCTTAGGAAAGTACTCGCTATAGCTGAATCAAGTCAAATACAAGAGAATCCAGGTCCTTTGCTTGctcaaaatatttttactgacaACCATGTCTCAGATTAAACATATGTAATCTTTATTTTTAAGGTCATGGGCCATTTTCACACATGTTCGATGGAAGATTTATTCCGCTCACTCGTCCAGATTTGAAATGGAAGGTAGACTTTTTACTGTTCAAGTACAGATAGAAAACTGTAATTTTTAAAGAGAGAATAATTCATCTTCAGAGACTGCCAGTGCTTGTGAGCACATAGGAATCATCCAGCCTTTTCTTATAGCGTCATTTTGACGGCATTATTAAAACCCAGAGTGTCGTCATCTCATCTCATGGTGATGCAAAATACCAATTGGGAGCTTCCTTTCCAGTTTAATATGTTGAGTCCAGGATATTTTATACAGTGTTCAGAATTCAGCCTTTCAGAAACTTTGAACAGAGTTTCAAGGGCTGTTTGTGGTGAATGAGTTGTAACGCAGTCCTTTCGGGCCTCTCTCTGCTTGTAATCACTGAGCAAAACCAGCTGAGTAAACTTGTCAGTCTTTGGCACAGCAGAAGTGGTTATTTGGTCTTTCAGCATTGTAACTCTCTTACTGCTGTTTGTTAAAATACACAATTAGCAGCTCCCTGTGGAAGAGGGTGTTTCTGAACTCTGGAGCGGCTGATTTCCTATCCAAAATGAACAGAGAATCCCCCAGCTATTGCATTTCGACCCCACGGTGCCCAGGTGCCCTGCCAGGCAGTGCTGTGGTGTTAGGGGGCAGCTGGGACACTGATGCTTAAACTTTGTAATGCAacatttaggcttttttttttatttttcaaagcatgAAACTGCTTCTGTTAAAATGTTTGAGCACCTGATCGCTTCCAATAACCTAGAAGAAGTCATGGAGTCGTATCATCTTGTCCTGAAAGAAGACATGATCTTCATCAAGGAACAAATAGAAGGGCCCATAGATGAAACTGCTTCTGACAATCCGGTGAGTGACTGTACTGCTCCTGTGGTTATCGCAATAAATGTCTTCTATTTTACTGAAAGAGCAGTTAATtttgcttctgctgtgtttgGTTATTTATTTGTAGCCCCATGGAGTTCTGAGAGTCCTGGCACAAGAGGTGCTGGAGAGGTGTAGCGTTTATTCCTTGCGGTGCTGGCCGGAGGCGGTGCCTTCGCTGTGTTATGTGCTTATGTCTTCCCAAGAAGCTCTTACCTCAAGAGTCTTCAGATCAGCGGAGAGCTTAAGAATGTTATTTGTATTTAGCAAACCTAATTCACCGTAACTAGGTTGGTAGAACTGAATTTTTAATGGAAACCTGAGGTGACCAGGTTGGGATAGCAGCCTATGTACTGGAAACCTGAAGGTGGATCAGTGGGTAGTCATGCTTTCAGGTGGCTGCAGGAAGAAAACGTGGAGATAGTTTAGAGTAACAAAACTGTGAACTGGCAGAAATGATGCAAAGAGCAATGCAAAACCATGGCCCAGCTGCCAGAGCCACATCAGCTTTGATGACAGTAGCATAATGTTTGGATTTATTGCAGTAACATACACAGAGGCAGGGATAAGACTTGAAGAAATGTGTTGCCTCAAGAGACAAAGAAGAGGTTCTGATTATTAATCCTTCCAACTCTGAAAGAATTAAGTCCTCCTTACTTACACTCGGCAGTTCCTGTCATCTCTTCAAGAACATCCATTCAGTTACTACCAGAATTAAGCACCGTCAGCAGGAGGTCTGTCATGACAGTCTGGTCCTAGTTAGAATTTGTATATTGTCCCAAACAAGTCACCAGAATGCTGGCACTTACCCGTTATTTCCTGCCGTAAGAGTGAGCGGTGCTGCCATGTGAGCTCCAGTGCTCTGATGACATAGAGAGCTGAGCATAATAAAATACACTCTGAGATCCTATAGAAAGGGGATATTTATAAAGTCTGCAAGTTGATTTTTACCCACTCGTGCTCATTTGCACACAAATctcgctgcctgctgctgccactgATCTTGTGCCGGGTTCTTACCCCTGGTCTGCTTCTCCTTTGGATTCTGTGCCTGTTTTCCAGCAGGACAACAGGAGGAGGGTGTTGTAGGTGGCATGTGGCACCGTTCTTGCCGCGCTGCTGGTTGTGCCGCTGGCGGTGGTTCACGCCGTGCTGTCCCCCCGGAGCGCAGGCTCCTCTGCGGCGCTGGTTCGGACAAGAACAACAGGATCTTTGTGCGCTGGACGTACCAGTGTCCTGAACACCGTCCCCGCAGCAGAGCTCTTTGTGATCAGCGTAAAGTCTCCTTACCCGTGGTGTGCTCTCTTCCCGCTGCTTACAAACATTTCCATCCTTATTCATATGAATTGTAATATTTCTGTAATGCTGATAACATCCAAGCCGTTATCTGTTTGTATACAATGTTTTCCACCCTCAGAATTTCAAGGCCGCTTTCTGGCATTTTTTCTTTAACCTGAAGAATCATTACCTTTTCAAGAATATAATAACTTGTATCTTATTAGTTTAGCTTTGATTTCCTGTTTGCCTCATGGCTGAATTATTCCTCTGCTGTGGGTTAGGAGTTTAAGTAGCTGGCTGTTGAAACAACTTTTGTTTAAAACATCTAAATGTTTGTTTTAAGAGTCTTCTGTAAAGTTGTACAGTTGCTTGCAGAAGACCGCAAGACATGTTTGTGTGTTTAACTAAGTCCCGAGGATTAAATGATTCCAACCTTTTCTCCTCTTTAttgtgcatttattttcttttggctgCAGGCTTTGCTTTAATAGATTGGGAAACAAAATACTTATGTACGTGGCTTTTATTCTTCCTGATATTCTAGGAAATCAGCTGCTTAAGCCCGAGTTCTGGATTTCTAATGCCCAACTTAGCTTCTGAAAGCTCTTTTATCGTCTTTTGCGTTCTTTGCTACCTCAGTGTTGGATGTTTATCACAGACAAAATCAAAGTATATTCccactgtctttaaaaaaatgtttctgacaTTGTTTGCACACTTAAATTTCATGTTGtttctggtttgttgtttttttcctgttctcgGCTCCCCTGTTGTCAGTGGCCGTACCGTGGGCGACCGAAGGAGAAAGGTTTCCTGTATGAAATAGTGGCTAACAAAAAGAATGGCATTGACGTTGACAAATGGGATTATTTCGCAAGGTACAAATCCTATAGTTTTCCTTTTGATTATAATTCCTATCAAAATAGTGCCATCAAATTTACAAGCATGCTCTCGTTGCTAAACACTCTGTGGAATATTTTTAGGGATTGCCACCACCTAGGAATCCAGAATAACTTTGATTATAAACGACTGCTTAAACTCATCCGGGTCTGCGAAACGGAAAACCAGAAGGTCATCTGTACCCGTGACAAGGTAAGCGACGCGTGTGAGCCGGGGAGCGCGCGGCAGCGCAGCCTGTGTGGGGGGCAGCGGCACGGCACGGCGCCCACGGGCCCTGCGCAGCACACGTGGGACCGTCACAGCCCCCACGGGCCCTGCGCAGCACACGTGGGCCCGTCACAGCCCCCACAGGCCCTGCGCAGCACACGtgggcccagcacagcccccacGGGCCCGGCACAGCACACGTGGGCCCGGCACGGCCCCCACGGGCCCAGCGCAGCACACGTGGGCCCGGCGCAGCACACGTGGGCCCGGCACGGCCCCCACGGGCCCGGCGCAGCACATGTGGGCCCGGCACAGCCCCCACGGGCCCGGCACAGCACACGTGGGCCCGGCACGGCCCCCACGGGCCCGTCACAGCCCCCACAGGCCCTGCGCAGCACACGTGGGCCCGTCACAGCCCCCACAGGCCCTGCGCAGCACACGtgggcccagcacagcccccacGGGCCCGGCACAGCACACGTGGGCCCGGCACGGCCCCCACGGGCCCGGCGCAGCACACGTGGGCCCGGCGCAGCACACGTGGGCCCGGCACGGCCCCCACGGGCCCGGCGCAGCACACGTGGGCCCGGCACAGCCCCCACGGGCCCGGCGCAGCACACGTGGGCCCGGCACGGCCCCCACGGGCCTGGCACAGCACACGTGGGCCCGACGCAGCCCCCACGGGCCCGGCGCAGCTGCGTTCTggctggcaggggctgctggggctgcccacCCCGCGCTGCTTCAGCCTGAGTTGCTGCTCCGGGAGCCATTCTCAGAAGCACCCGGTTTAAGGAAAGGAGGCACAGAACAGGTCTCTGTTTGGAAGGGCTCGTGGTGGGTCCTTCCAGGGGAGGGTCTGCAAAACCACCAGTTGTGCATGATCCTGCTCCAGGTGTTCTGAGTGGGGGGAATGCAGCTTTGGGAAGGGGCTCTAAAGacgcaggaggcctggctggggtcagtgttgggtctcTGCTCTCCTGCAGCGGCCTAGGTCTGCTTCAGCATTTGTAAACTGTGAAAAATAACCCTTCTGCTCTATGCTGCAAACAGGAGGAGACAACTCATCTGATTCCTTGATTGCTTTAGTTTTCTAACTGAGACAGGCAGTGTCAAAAGTAAAAGGTgattgggttggtttgtttctaTTCAGGAAGCTGAAAATCTGTATGATATGTTCAACACACGGCATTTGCTGCACCGGCGAGCGTACCAGCACAAGGTTGGCAACGTCATTGAAATAATGCAAGTATTATACTTTCCTTCTCTTGCATAccgtttgtttttaaattattgaaaCTGTATCTCTGTTTTGAGTGTTCAGATAATCAATAAGGTGTGACATGCAATAAAAACCAGTGGGCTATATAACCCAATTCTTACGTCAAGGCTCAGGGTATCATAGAGGCCGTGATTAACAAAAGAGAGAGCAGGACAACAACATCCTTCCAAGAGAAATTCAATTAGAGGAAAATTGCTAAAGCCCTGAAAAAGCGTAGGACCAGGGTGTGCTTATGCTGTTTTAACTGCTGACAGCTGCAGTCAAATTTCCAGCTACAAGTTAGAGGCCACTTAGTTCAAATGGGCCGGTTAACAGGGCGAGGTTAATGTTACTGACAGTGTGAAGTGACAGACAAGCTTAGTGTAGCTCAGCTGAGGCCTGACTGTAGTCATGCAGTGCCACAGCAGGAATGGTTCAGGACCAGTTCAGCTGGCTACCTGCATTTGTACCTCTCTTGATGCCTATAGGAGTTTCCCTATAGCTttattctttttgctgttcttgaaaaGCAGAAATAGTAGTATCccccaaaaatattttcattaggaTCTTGGCTGGTGAGTAATCATCTGCTGAGTTTGGGAAAAAGGAACACAGAGGATTACAGGGTACAAGGGTGATTTGTGACTGTTTTCATTTCATGTACTTCAGCTTCTGGTTTAGTGACCCTCTAAAACTCAGACTTAAAACGCTAAGGTAGACCGTTGCTGCTTGTGAGGAGTAAAACAGCCAAGAAATTTAGTTCTTGGTTTACCATAATTATAACAGCCTATCCACATGAGCATACGAGCTGGACATGGGAAGAGGTGCACAGAGCTCTGGAAGAACTTGATCTTTAGAACATCAGGTTTTCCCACCTGAAAATACCACATGTCCATGATGCTCTACCTTTACAGTGGTTTGTATTCTCTGGGCTAACTCCTGGAGCAATGAGTCTGTGGTAGAATATGGTCATCTGTGGGGCACTGAGTGAGCAGGTCATTGTCTTGCAGGTTCTTCTGCACTTGTCTAAGTAATGTTAAGCTCATAGTCTGAAGCAGATCCAAGTGTACTTGCTCGTTCATTGAAATAAGGTTGCAGTCTAATTTGAACCTCTTTTCAGCAAATGGAAAGACTGCTGAAACGTGCAATGACAGTGGATTTAGGACATGGCAGTGCCGTCAGGGTCTGCTGTGTGCTTGGGAGGCAGTTTCAGTTGTTGTCTTGTTTATAACATATTAATGCATTTCTTTTTGACTCTTAAGCAAGAAGGTGTTTCAAAATGATGCTTTCCTTAAGGCTTAATTTTGT
The DNA window shown above is from Patagioenas fasciata isolate bPatFas1 chromosome 16, bPatFas1.hap1, whole genome shotgun sequence and carries:
- the SAMHD1 gene encoding deoxynucleoside triphosphate triphosphohydrolase SAMHD1 isoform X2 encodes the protein MDESKVFNDPIHGHIEIHPLLVRIIDTPQFQRLRYIKQLGGTYFVFPGASHNRFEHSIGVGYLAGCLVRELKERQPELDITQRDILCVEIAGLCHDLGHGPFSHMFDGRFIPLTRPDLKWKHETASVKMFEHLIASNNLEEVMESYHLVLKEDMIFIKEQIEGPIDETASDNPWPYRGRPKEKGFLYEIVANKKNGIDVDKWDYFARDCHHLGIQNNFDYKRLLKLIRVCETENQKVICTRDKEAENLYDMFNTRHLLHRRAYQHKVGNVIEIMITEAFQKADKYWKIEGSGGRLYQISTAMEDMEAYTKLTDNIYLEILHSSSPELEEAREILRKIQRRELYKFLGETRPEAKKDVSKTNELKESFAKSKPKVNPPDVEIKAEDIIVDVINMDYGMKDQNPIDKVRFFCKGRSSKTITINEDQVSRILPKTFSEQVIRVYCKNQDPAVFLAAKQYFVQWCIDNNFTKPQDGDVVAPHLTPMKRSWNKARCDEHRTPEHSCRQKLSFDK